Proteins from a genomic interval of Dioscorea cayenensis subsp. rotundata cultivar TDr96_F1 unplaced genomic scaffold, TDr96_F1_v2_PseudoChromosome.rev07_lg8_w22 25.fasta BLBR01001883.1, whole genome shotgun sequence:
- the LOC120257115 gene encoding uncharacterized protein LOC120257115, translated as MLQMGDDEGVQAYISRVITITNQMKALGHKLKESEVVSKVLRSLAPKFDWVAIAIEQSKEIAKLSLDDLCGTLQAHEVRVNRAAGKTVERALHVKTEHPTQNHNKGGGVGSSWGEGRGRGRSFARGRGRGRGGRGRALTTKATSNISL; from the coding sequence ATGCTGCAAATGGGTGACGATGAAGGAGTCCAGGCATACATTTCAAGGGTCATCACTATCACCAATCAGATGAAGGCTCTTGGGCACAAGCTCAAGGAGTCAGAGGTCGTCTCCAAAGTGCTGCGGAGTCTAGCACCGAAGTTCGACTGGGTTGCGATCGCGATTGAGCAATCGAAGGAGATTGCAAAGCTCTCGCTGGATGACCTCTGTGGAACGCTGCAAGCTCACGAGGTGAGGGTGAACCGTGCAGCAGGGAAAACTGTGGAGAGAGCTCTTCACGTCAAGACCGAGCATCCTACACAAAACCACAACAAAGGTGGGGGTGTTGGGAGCTCATGGGGAGAAGGACGAGGCCGCGGGAGATCATTCGCACGCGGGAGAGGGCGAGGCCGAGGAGGTCGTGGAAGGGCTTTGACAACAAAAGCCACATCCAATATTTCACTGTAA